One genomic segment of Erythrobacter sp. THAF29 includes these proteins:
- a CDS encoding DnaJ C-terminal domain-containing protein, protein MKDPYSTLGVSRKASEKEIKSAYRKLAKELHPDRNKDNPKAAEKFSDATKAYDLLSDKDKRAQFDRGEIDAEGNPLNPFAGMGGGFGRGSYGARPGGSAGGGFRDPEFGGLSPDDMDLGDLFEGLFGGGRAGGRGNSSARRGFGQRPPPPPKRRGADIQYRLAVPFVDAASGKDQRITLADGKAINLKLPGGVEDGTQMRLKGKGHEGPGGNGDGIVVVEIGSHPFFRRDGDNIRMDLPITLDEAVRGAKVKCPTVDGPVMLTIKPGTDGGTVMRLKGKGWTKKGSKADKPERGDQLVTLEIQLPEDLDALAERLGDWVDPAKPREKFGL, encoded by the coding sequence ATGAAAGACCCGTACAGCACACTTGGCGTTTCACGCAAAGCTTCCGAAAAGGAAATCAAGAGCGCTTATCGCAAGCTCGCTAAGGAACTGCACCCCGACCGTAACAAGGATAATCCCAAGGCGGCGGAGAAATTCTCCGACGCGACAAAGGCTTACGACTTGCTGTCGGACAAGGACAAGCGCGCACAGTTCGACCGTGGCGAGATCGACGCAGAAGGCAATCCGCTCAATCCGTTTGCAGGCATGGGCGGCGGCTTCGGTCGCGGCAGTTACGGCGCGAGGCCCGGCGGTTCGGCCGGAGGCGGCTTCCGCGACCCCGAATTCGGCGGACTTTCGCCCGACGATATGGATCTTGGCGACCTGTTCGAGGGATTGTTTGGCGGCGGACGTGCAGGCGGACGTGGCAATTCGAGTGCCCGGCGCGGCTTCGGCCAGCGGCCGCCCCCGCCGCCCAAGAGGCGCGGAGCGGACATCCAGTACCGGCTCGCCGTGCCGTTCGTCGATGCGGCATCGGGTAAGGACCAGCGGATAACGCTCGCCGATGGCAAGGCAATCAACCTAAAACTCCCCGGCGGCGTCGAAGATGGCACGCAGATGCGTCTCAAAGGCAAGGGGCACGAGGGGCCGGGCGGCAACGGCGACGGCATCGTCGTCGTGGAAATCGGCTCGCACCCCTTCTTCCGCCGCGACGGAGACAACATCCGGATGGACCTGCCGATCACCCTCGACGAGGCGGTAAGAGGCGCCAAGGTCAAATGCCCCACGGTCGATGGCCCGGTCATGCTGACGATCAAGCCGGGAACCGATGGCGGAACCGTCATGCGCCTTAAGGGCAAGGGATGGACCAAAAAGGGTTCGAAGGCCGACAAGCCTGAACGTGGCGACCAGCTCGTGACGCTCGAGATCCAGCTGCCCGAGGATCTTGACGCACTAGCGGAACGGCTCGGAGACTGGGTCGACCCGGCAAAGCCGCGCGAGAAATTCGGCCTGTGA
- a CDS encoding YihY/virulence factor BrkB family protein, with translation MPDPDDFPSLEERTIQSLSPEARKRRRRFGGVTPLYRQPDPIADRELPRWRALLATIAGPLAPGTRAFEVIRRTAYGTYNDGFIHAGNLAYLSMLAIFPFFIVAGALFQLIGEAGDRQMMIDAVLLSMPPTVARVIEPVANDVIDARSGWLLWAGVGVGLWTVSSLIETIRDILRRAYGTKATHAFWKYRLASMGLILGSVVLLLLSLFGTVAIGAAQQVIDARFPQLTEAISTLRLSRIVPALGLLLSLYLLFYTLTPRQYRSRRYPKWPGALFTAAWWLGVTTAMPIVLREFFTYNLTYGSLAGIMIALFFFWLVGLGLVIGAELNAALAEPEREGEDNMENAA, from the coding sequence ATGCCCGATCCCGACGACTTCCCCAGCCTCGAAGAGCGCACGATTCAGTCGCTTTCGCCAGAGGCACGCAAGCGCCGGAGGCGGTTCGGCGGGGTGACCCCGCTTTATCGCCAGCCCGACCCCATTGCCGACCGCGAATTGCCGCGCTGGCGCGCTTTGCTGGCAACGATCGCCGGACCGTTGGCTCCGGGTACGCGCGCCTTCGAGGTTATACGGCGCACCGCCTACGGCACCTATAATGACGGTTTCATTCACGCGGGCAATCTCGCCTACCTGTCGATGCTCGCGATTTTTCCGTTCTTCATCGTTGCAGGCGCGCTTTTCCAGCTGATCGGCGAGGCGGGCGACCGGCAGATGATGATCGATGCTGTCCTTCTTTCGATGCCGCCGACTGTCGCGCGCGTGATCGAACCGGTTGCAAACGACGTGATCGACGCGCGCAGCGGGTGGCTGCTTTGGGCGGGCGTCGGGGTCGGGCTATGGACTGTTTCGAGCCTGATCGAGACGATCCGCGATATCCTGCGCCGCGCCTATGGCACCAAGGCTACCCATGCGTTCTGGAAGTATCGTCTGGCATCCATGGGGCTGATTCTGGGCTCGGTCGTGCTGCTGCTGCTTTCGCTTTTCGGAACCGTGGCGATCGGCGCCGCGCAGCAGGTCATCGATGCGCGCTTCCCGCAATTGACCGAAGCAATCTCAACCCTGCGATTGTCGCGGATCGTCCCCGCTCTCGGGCTATTGCTGTCGCTCTATCTGCTGTTCTACACGCTGACGCCGCGTCAGTACCGGAGTCGCCGTTATCCCAAATGGCCGGGCGCGCTGTTCACCGCCGCATGGTGGCTTGGCGTCACGACCGCAATGCCGATAGTGCTGCGCGAATTCTTCACCTACAACCTTACCTATGGCAGCCTTGCCGGGATCATGATCGCGCTGTTCTTTTTCTGGCTAGTCGGGCTCGGACTCGTTATCGGCGCCGAATTGAATGCCGCCCTCGCAGAACCCGAGCGGGAGGGTGAAGACAACATGGAGAACGCAGCATGA
- the fabI gene encoding enoyl-ACP reductase FabI: MSGMMQGKRGLIMGLANEKSLAWGIAKQLAEQGAELAFSYQGDALAKRVKPLAEQLGSDFTFECDVSDMDSLDAAFATLNSRWDTIDFVVHAIGFSDKNELRGKYLDTSLDNFLMTMNISAYSLVAVAKRAAEMMPPVQEDGSGGGSILTLTYYGSEKVMPHYNVMGVAKAALEASVRYLANDLGPAGIRVNAISAGPVKTLAASGIGDFRYILKWNQLNSPLRRNITIDDVGGAGLYFLSHLSSGVTGETHHVDAGYHIVGMKQEDAPDISLA, encoded by the coding sequence ATGAGCGGAATGATGCAGGGCAAACGCGGGCTCATCATGGGCCTGGCCAACGAAAAGTCGCTGGCCTGGGGCATCGCAAAGCAGCTCGCAGAGCAGGGAGCGGAGCTCGCTTTCTCCTATCAGGGCGATGCGTTGGCAAAGCGCGTGAAACCCCTCGCCGAGCAGCTCGGTAGCGACTTCACGTTCGAATGCGATGTATCGGACATGGACTCGCTCGATGCTGCCTTTGCGACGCTGAATTCTCGCTGGGACACAATCGATTTCGTCGTCCACGCCATCGGGTTCTCTGACAAGAACGAGCTCCGCGGAAAATATCTCGATACCAGCCTCGACAATTTCCTGATGACGATGAACATCTCGGCTTATTCGCTCGTCGCGGTGGCAAAACGCGCGGCGGAGATGATGCCGCCGGTGCAAGAGGACGGCAGCGGCGGCGGCTCGATCCTTACGCTTACCTATTACGGCTCGGAAAAGGTCATGCCGCATTACAACGTCATGGGCGTCGCCAAGGCCGCGCTCGAGGCGTCCGTGCGCTACCTCGCCAACGATCTCGGTCCGGCAGGCATTCGCGTGAATGCGATCAGCGCGGGACCGGTAAAGACACTCGCGGCGAGCGGGATCGGCGATTTCCGCTATATCCTCAAATGGAACCAGCTGAATTCCCCGCTCAGGCGCAATATCACGATCGACGATGTCGGCGGTGCGGGTCTGTACTTCCTTTCGCACCTGTCATCGGGCGTTACCGGCGAGACGCATCATGTCGACGCCGGATATCACATTGTCGGGATGAAGCAGGAAGACGCGCCCGATATATCGCTGGCGTGA